In Musa acuminata AAA Group cultivar baxijiao chromosome BXJ2-10, Cavendish_Baxijiao_AAA, whole genome shotgun sequence, a genomic segment contains:
- the LOC135624284 gene encoding uncharacterized protein LOC135624284 isoform X1: MSSASVPEASSTPQKRFSNLRGVRWRVDLGILPSSPSASIDDLRRVTADTRRRYATLRRRLLMDHHPPKDGDASPDLTVDNPLSQNPDSTWGRFFSYAELGRMVDQDLSRLYPEHSGYFHTPTCQAMLRRILLLWCLQHPEHGYRQGMHELLAPLVYVLRVDLDHLIQVQKLHEDCFNDEFDGIIFPESDMISNYRSRRIRNWDSGIEIENNPYKVSNGLSVGELDPHTREIFLLSDSYGAEGELGVILSERFMEHDAYCMLDYLMDGAQGVLAMASFFSPVVGSSTNLPPVIEASSALYHLLSIVDHSLHAHLVELGVEPQYFALRWLRVLYGREFCLDDLLVIWDELFSSKNSSCIDSDVEYNFKVLCSPRGSFVAALAVSMLLYLRSSLLATETATTCLQRLLNFPQNPDMKKLIEKAKSLQMLALESNITSSSSQRLSDKNKLNVSRGYSLPSGSAMPKTSVSVIPDSYWEEKWRVLHEDEELRKQSNSESSSSGIMKKILTRKLSLSRTKSEPLEGKNAQSQSSVRRRLFDDSSKDIVAEKDHVKSECYVPAFVLDNLNSGKNFTEKLVDQRTSDCMVEETLLSGNSSMVLSTATSPHDIGNDHGYESEKSSVTSNSFLGDNDEETLSMEDPCSQNHQDEETINMEEHCTQNLDNQLAQDVEAASSVVIDTVPEQVAAPKDRKSFPGKFQWIWRFGRGCDEGNKKSLAGYSKKDSCNISTCDAIYNSNGVNKRTEVGDKKVMDTLRSLGQSMLENVQVIETVFQQDKGKSDNVPNNSLGGKGQGAAITALKELRKISNLLQEM, encoded by the exons ATGAGCTCAGCGTCGGTTCCCGAGGCCTCATCGACGCCACAGAAGAGATTCTCTAATCTACGGGGCGTCCGGTGGCGTGTTGATCTTGGAATACTGCCGAGCTCGCCGTCGGCTTCGATTGATGATCTCCGGCGCGTCACCGCAGACACCCGAAGGAG ATATGCAACTCTGAGGCGGCGCCTTCTCATGGATCATCATCCTCCAAAAGATGGGGATGCATCTCCTGATCTTaccgtggataatcctctatcacaAAATCCAG ATAGCACTTGGGGTCGCTTCTTCAGTTATGCTGAATTGGGAAGAATGGTCGACCAAGATCTGTCCAGGTTATATCCTGAACATAGTGGCTACTTTCACACACCTACATGCCAGGCTATGCTAAGAAGAATATTGTTGTTATGGTGTCTCCAACATCCCGAGCATGGATATCGACAAG GAATGCATGAACTATTGGCGCCTCTGGTATATGTGCTTCGTGTTGATTTGGATCACCTAATTCAAGTACAAAAACTCCATGAAGATTGTTTTAATGATGAATTTGATGGCATCATCTTTCCGGAAAGTGATATGATCTCCAATTACAGAAGTAGAAGGATTAGAAACTGGGACTCTGGAATCGAAATTGAGAATAATCCTTACAAAGTGAGCAATGGCCTTAGTGTAGGCGAACTTGATCCTCATACGAGGGAAATATTTTTGCTGAGTGATTCTTATGGAGCAGAAGGTGAGTTGGGAGTTATCTTGTCTGAAAGATTTATGGAACATGATGCGTATTGCATGCTCGATTATTTAATGGATGGAGCCCAAGGTGTGCTAGCCATGGCAAGTTTTTTCTCTCCTGTAGTTGGATCCAGCACAAATTTACCTCCTGTCATTGAGGCCTCATCGGCATTGTATCATTTGCTGTCCATTGTGGATCATTCTCTTCATGCCCACCTTGTTGAGCTTGGGGTGGAACCTCAATACTTCGCCCTCCGATGGTTGCGTGTTCTATACGGACGGGAGTTTTGCCTTGACGATCTGCTGGTGATTTGGGATGAATTATTTTCTTCCAAAAATAGCAGTTGCATAGACAGTGATGTGGAATACAACTTTAAGGTTTTATGTTCTCCTCGAGGGTCATTCGTTGCAGCTTTGGCAGTCTCAATGCTTCTCTATCTTAGATCTTCCCTTTTAGCTACTGAAACTGCAACTACTTGCCTCCAACGGTTACTAAATTTTCCACAAAATCCTGATATGAAGAAACTTATAGAGAAGGCAAAATCATTGCAGATGCTCGCTCTTGAATCGAACATCACATCCTCTTCATCTCAAAGATTATCAGACAAGAATAAGCTCAACGTCAGTAGAGGTTACAGTCTTCCATCTGGTTCAGCTATGCCCAAGACTTCAGTAAGTGTAATACCAGATAGTTATTGGGAAGAGAAATGGAGAGTGTTGCATGAGGATGAAGAGCTTAGAAAACAGAGCAATAGTGAATCAAGTTCAAGTGGAATTATGAAGAAGATTTTGACTAGGAAATTAAGTTTATCCAGGACAAAGTCAGAACCCTTGGAAGGGAAAAATGCTCAGTCTCAGTCTTCTGTTAGACGCAGACTTTTTGATGATTCTTCTAAAGATATTGTAGCTGAAAAAGACCATGTTAAATCTGAATGCTATGTGCCTGCTTTTGTTCTAGACAATTTAAATTCTGGGAAAAATTTTACTGAGAAATTGGTTGATCAAAGAACCTCAGATTGCATGGTTGAAGAAACACTTTTAAGTGGGAATAGCTCCATGGTGTTGTCCACGGCTACTAGTCCTCACGACATAGGTAATGACCATGGATACGAATCAGAGAAAAGCAGTGTGACTTCAAATTCATTTCTTGGTGACAATGATGAGGAAACACTTAGTATGGAGGATCCTTGTAGTCAAAATCACCAAGATGAAGAAACAATTAATATGGAGGAACATTGCACTCAAAATCTCGACAATCAATTGGCTCAAGATGTTGAAGCCgcttcatctgttgttattgacaCTGTACCAGAACAGGTAGCAGCTCCAAAGGACCGGAAATCATTTCCAGGTAAATTTCAGTGGATTTGGAGGTTTGGTAGAGGTTGTGACGAAGGAAATAAAAAATCACTAGCTGGATATAGCAAAAAGGATAGCTGTAACATTTCAACTTGTGATGCAATCTACAATTCCAATGGAGTTAATAAAAGGACTGAAGTGGGAGATAAGAAAGTGATGGACACCTTAAGAAGTCTTGGGCAGTCTATGCTTGAGAATGTTCAG GTGATTGAGACAGTCTTCCAGCAAGATAAGGGCAAATCTGATAACGTGCCAAACAATAGTCTTGGGGGTAAAGGTCAGGGTGCAGCTATAACAGCTTTAAAAGAACTTCGGAAGATCAGTAACTTACTGCAAGAGATGTAA
- the LOC135624284 gene encoding uncharacterized protein LOC135624284 isoform X2, protein MSSASVPEASSTPQKRFSNLRGVRWRVDLGILPSSPSASIDDLRRVTADTRRRYATLRRRLLMDHHPPKDGDASPDLTVDNPLSQNPDSTWGRFFSYAELGRMVDQDLSRLYPEHSGYFHTPTCQAMLRRILLLWCLQHPEHGYRQGMHELLAPLVYVLRVDLDHLIQVQKLHEDCFNDEFDGIIFPESDMISNYRSRRIRNWDSGIEIENNPYKVSNGLSVGELDPHTREIFLLSDSYGAEGELGVILSERFMEHDAYCMLDYLMDGAQGVLAMASFFSPVVGSSTNLPPVIEASSALYHLLSIVDHSLHAHLVELGVEPQYFALRWLRVLYGREFCLDDLLVIWDELFSSKNSSCIDSDVEYNFKVLCSPRGSFVAALAVSMLLYLRSSLLATETATTCLQRLLNFPQNPDMKKLIEKAKSLQMLALESNITSSSSQRLSDKNKLNVSRGYSLPSGSAMPKTSVSVIPDSYWEEKWRVLHEDEELRKQSNSESSSSGIMKKILTRKLSLSRTKSEPLEGKNAQSQSSVRRRLFDDSSKDIVAEKDHVKSECYVPAFVLDNLNSGKNFTEKLVDQRTSDCMVEETLLSGNSSMVLSTATSPHDIGNDHGYESEKSSVTSNSFLGDNDEETLSMEDPCSQNHQDEETINMEEHCTQNLDNQLAQDVEAASSVVIDTVPEQVAAPKDRKSFPGKFQWIWRFGRGCDEGNKKSLAGYSKKDSCNISTCDAIYNSNGVNKRTEVGDKKVMDTLRSLGQSMLENVQFL, encoded by the exons ATGAGCTCAGCGTCGGTTCCCGAGGCCTCATCGACGCCACAGAAGAGATTCTCTAATCTACGGGGCGTCCGGTGGCGTGTTGATCTTGGAATACTGCCGAGCTCGCCGTCGGCTTCGATTGATGATCTCCGGCGCGTCACCGCAGACACCCGAAGGAG ATATGCAACTCTGAGGCGGCGCCTTCTCATGGATCATCATCCTCCAAAAGATGGGGATGCATCTCCTGATCTTaccgtggataatcctctatcacaAAATCCAG ATAGCACTTGGGGTCGCTTCTTCAGTTATGCTGAATTGGGAAGAATGGTCGACCAAGATCTGTCCAGGTTATATCCTGAACATAGTGGCTACTTTCACACACCTACATGCCAGGCTATGCTAAGAAGAATATTGTTGTTATGGTGTCTCCAACATCCCGAGCATGGATATCGACAAG GAATGCATGAACTATTGGCGCCTCTGGTATATGTGCTTCGTGTTGATTTGGATCACCTAATTCAAGTACAAAAACTCCATGAAGATTGTTTTAATGATGAATTTGATGGCATCATCTTTCCGGAAAGTGATATGATCTCCAATTACAGAAGTAGAAGGATTAGAAACTGGGACTCTGGAATCGAAATTGAGAATAATCCTTACAAAGTGAGCAATGGCCTTAGTGTAGGCGAACTTGATCCTCATACGAGGGAAATATTTTTGCTGAGTGATTCTTATGGAGCAGAAGGTGAGTTGGGAGTTATCTTGTCTGAAAGATTTATGGAACATGATGCGTATTGCATGCTCGATTATTTAATGGATGGAGCCCAAGGTGTGCTAGCCATGGCAAGTTTTTTCTCTCCTGTAGTTGGATCCAGCACAAATTTACCTCCTGTCATTGAGGCCTCATCGGCATTGTATCATTTGCTGTCCATTGTGGATCATTCTCTTCATGCCCACCTTGTTGAGCTTGGGGTGGAACCTCAATACTTCGCCCTCCGATGGTTGCGTGTTCTATACGGACGGGAGTTTTGCCTTGACGATCTGCTGGTGATTTGGGATGAATTATTTTCTTCCAAAAATAGCAGTTGCATAGACAGTGATGTGGAATACAACTTTAAGGTTTTATGTTCTCCTCGAGGGTCATTCGTTGCAGCTTTGGCAGTCTCAATGCTTCTCTATCTTAGATCTTCCCTTTTAGCTACTGAAACTGCAACTACTTGCCTCCAACGGTTACTAAATTTTCCACAAAATCCTGATATGAAGAAACTTATAGAGAAGGCAAAATCATTGCAGATGCTCGCTCTTGAATCGAACATCACATCCTCTTCATCTCAAAGATTATCAGACAAGAATAAGCTCAACGTCAGTAGAGGTTACAGTCTTCCATCTGGTTCAGCTATGCCCAAGACTTCAGTAAGTGTAATACCAGATAGTTATTGGGAAGAGAAATGGAGAGTGTTGCATGAGGATGAAGAGCTTAGAAAACAGAGCAATAGTGAATCAAGTTCAAGTGGAATTATGAAGAAGATTTTGACTAGGAAATTAAGTTTATCCAGGACAAAGTCAGAACCCTTGGAAGGGAAAAATGCTCAGTCTCAGTCTTCTGTTAGACGCAGACTTTTTGATGATTCTTCTAAAGATATTGTAGCTGAAAAAGACCATGTTAAATCTGAATGCTATGTGCCTGCTTTTGTTCTAGACAATTTAAATTCTGGGAAAAATTTTACTGAGAAATTGGTTGATCAAAGAACCTCAGATTGCATGGTTGAAGAAACACTTTTAAGTGGGAATAGCTCCATGGTGTTGTCCACGGCTACTAGTCCTCACGACATAGGTAATGACCATGGATACGAATCAGAGAAAAGCAGTGTGACTTCAAATTCATTTCTTGGTGACAATGATGAGGAAACACTTAGTATGGAGGATCCTTGTAGTCAAAATCACCAAGATGAAGAAACAATTAATATGGAGGAACATTGCACTCAAAATCTCGACAATCAATTGGCTCAAGATGTTGAAGCCgcttcatctgttgttattgacaCTGTACCAGAACAGGTAGCAGCTCCAAAGGACCGGAAATCATTTCCAGGTAAATTTCAGTGGATTTGGAGGTTTGGTAGAGGTTGTGACGAAGGAAATAAAAAATCACTAGCTGGATATAGCAAAAAGGATAGCTGTAACATTTCAACTTGTGATGCAATCTACAATTCCAATGGAGTTAATAAAAGGACTGAAGTGGGAGATAAGAAAGTGATGGACACCTTAAGAAGTCTTGGGCAGTCTATGCTTGAGAATGTTCAG TTCTTGTAG